One Bos javanicus breed banteng chromosome 10, ARS-OSU_banteng_1.0, whole genome shotgun sequence genomic window, GATTGGAAGCTGAGGGTGggtttaaaggaagaaaaaccaacacaataggTAACTTACTACTGCTTTCTGGTTACTTCTCTGGGTTCATCTTTTAGGCCTATTTCTCTGCACACGTGCATGCAtggttagtcatgtccaactttttgtgaccccatggactaacccacgaggctcctctacccatggaattctctaggcaagaatatgggagtgggttgccatttcgtcctccaatTTCTCTGATCTATGTTAATTATTAATCCATCCATCCTAAGCACTTAGTGTATATATCTTTGCTCGACCTGGGAAGCTGTAGAAATAACAGGTCTTGTCCTGAGGGAATTCACAGTTTATGGTTGATGTTCCCAGCCCATACTCAACAACCAGATCCTGGTGTTCCCAGCTGTTTCTGCCTTCCATCATTATTTCCAGATCACAGTGACTATTAGCAATTGTAGGCCTCTGCCAATAAGTATTTCAATGGGTGCTGTATCAATGAGGTTCTTGCATTTATAAGGGACAGAAAACTCAAATTGAActaagcaaaaaaaacaaaaaaaaacaaaccccaaaatgTGGCATTTACTGGCTTATTACTGGAACTGAAGGGCATGGGGGTATTTGGGCTTCAGGCTTTGGTTCAGCACTCTAATGGATCTCCTCCAAGGTGACCTTGTAGTTAAGTTCCTTGTGGTAAAGGATGGCTGCCAGCAGCTCCAGACCCATCTCTTTCTTGAAGGAAAAATAGAAGTCCTTCACTTCCCGGACCCAGCAGAAGTCTCCTTGCATCTCTGAATTGTTCTGAGGTGGGACTGTGACCTGTCAGGACAGCTTGGGCACCGTGATGCTTCAAAGGGCAGGAATGAGTCATGTGTTCACCTTGGAGCCAGGAGAGGGCTCAGTGTCCTCGGAAGCCCTTGTACTAAGAGAGATGGAGGACGTGGTGAAAACAAGAGGCCCTAAAGGCAGACTAGGATATACCTGAACCTACTCTGGACACATTTTCAAGTTCTTAAAGTGCCTCAAATCTAAGCCTAAACTAGACCAGAGACACTTAATAATTCTGAGATTTTAATTTTGTCTCTAAAATGTATCTGCATATGTTCTttctcacccttgccttctctcctTTAACTAGAAACTAGAACATAAACGACCATcctacacaaaaaataaaagatagcaTTGAATGTGCTATTTTGTGGATTCAGCTTATAGTTAGAAAGCAGGAGGAACAGGGTGTATtttatttgacttattttttcAGGCACTTTGAAGTAGAAATCTAATTCTTTCACTCAATCGATTTGGCATTAAAGGATCCCAGAATTGggttccattagtcatgtacttTAATCTTGGTGTTGTATGGACTTCAGAGTCAGACAAAAATTCTGGCTTATACAGAACCATGTACACTTGGTCAGATCAGTCATCTCTTGTGCCTTAATTTCTTCATAGGAGAATGGAAAGTAAGTACCATTTACTGCTAAATTGTCTCTCCCTTTCACATCTAtgtctttacatctgtgtctctatcctgtatgcatatttacatataaaCTCCCATTTAATCCCTCCAACTACCCTGTGAAGGGTAGATGATACCTGTTTTATACACGAGGAAATAGGCATAATGAGAGAAGTAACAAATTTATGTTCAGTTTGTGTTGGTGAAGCTGGATTTGAAACCAGATCTTTCACATCCCCAAGCCTGTGTGCTTAGCTATTATTCCAAGCTGTCTTGTTGACATATCTCACAAGATCAGATGGTGTAGTACATGCAAAGAGCCTACTAGCATGGTGCAAGTTCGCAGGCTAGTTGGCTGGAGAAGCCTGCAGATGCATGATAGTGTGGTGTGATGAACCTAAGCAGGTGCTTCCCTGACAGTTCTGCACCAGCACAGCCGAGGATGCTGTCTGCACCTACCTGCATTTGGGGACCTAGGCATGCCACTTcaatctcttgagtctccctttccccatttgtaaaagaGATAATATTGCAGAACTGTTAGGAAGGTTAAATGAGGTAACACATACAAATTCCATTTCCCCTTTCATCCCTACCTTACATCTCCATTTCTTTGGTTTGGAGGAATTCACAGGCTGTGAAAGAGTTTGAAGTTTTGAAACCTGTATAAAATTCTGGCTTCTGCATCTCCCCATTGCATGATGATTCCATGGCATATAATCtccttattttgtttcttttatttgtaaAGTGGATTTTCAAGTACCTAATCCATAAGGTAGAGAAAAATAAGATACTCCATGTAAAGAGCTCCCTACCTCTTTCCTTACCTGTCCCACTTCTACCCATTCTTCAAGCCCCCATCTAAAGTCAAAAGAGTCAAAATCAGAACCCCCACCTTCTCCGTGAGGCCTTAATGACGGCAGTCCCAGCCTACACCATTCTTCCTAATTTTTGTACTTTCTTCCTTTACCACCTTCTGTGTCCATTAAATTTACCAAACACAATTCTAGAGATGGGAAGCACTCCATAAAGAAAATCACTGCACTGTGTAGTTTGTTTAAATCAGATaatagaaatgttaaaatatgattGAAATGTATTAAATAATTGCTAAATATTCTACATTTTTTAACTTCAGGGATTTAAGTTGCTTGGTAAAAGCTGCCTTAGAGGGGAAATAATACAACTGGGGAAAAGTTAGTCTTTCTTCTtataaaattgtgaaagagaatTTTCTGGCATCTCTTGAAATAACTGGGGGTGTCTGGGAATCAAGAATCTCAAATCCAGAGAAAGCATATTTTGCTCATGAGTATTTTTAGCTTATGTTGTGTAATAAGCCCTACTTTTGGATTTATTTATAtgtaactgtttttttttaaacattttagatgGAACAAATTAAAAGGGCAAATAAACTGTTTACCAATGATTGTATATTTCtgaagaaaactttgaaaatCCCAGTTATATCAGAGAAGCCTTTGCTGTTTAATGGACTTAACTCAGTAGATTCTCCAGAAAATGAAACTGTTGATAGTTTTTCTCATGAAGAGGAGCTGGTAGCGGCTGGGGAAGACGTCTCTCCTCTCAGCCCTCAAGAATTGGATGTTCAGCCCATGCAGCCTGAGGAAGTATCAGCCAGAGATTTTCTGCAGAGGCTGGACTTGCAGATTAAGTTATCAACACAGGCAGCCAAGAAACTGAAAGGAGAGAGCAGGTAAAAATACCCTGGAAAAATGTCAGAGGCTGAGTAAATTCCTCTCAAGATGTCCTTGCTTGGTCAActtgtctttttttgcctttaaaactagattttaatgctagaaaagcatttttaatgtataaagtGTAAACAGAGCTACTGCATTCTATATAAAGCATTGTCTGTTGCAGTGCTTTTATTTGTGGTACTTATAAAAAATTTACTTCTTTGCTTTAATAGCATAACTATCCAGCTAAGCAATTCTGGAGAGTGTCCAAGTAGACCTCTAGTTGATACCATCAGAGGAACCAGTGTCCTAGAGAATGCTTGTAAAATGCTGTTCTTTATGAAACTTGTCAAGGACATTGTCTATATTGGTTACCAGATGTTTCCTAAATAAGGTCTCATGTGaacttttccctttattctttaatttggtACTAAGGCAAAACTTTCTCTTATAGAATcgatttccttcttcctttatgATTCCTAGAATGACACAActtactgtgttttcttttttgccctGGCTACCAGAAAGCTTGCAGCCAAAACTGGTCCTCAGTTCAACTAACCATTGCTGATGGTTaatgtattttgttgttatttagttgctcagtcatgtccgactctttgtgaccccatggactgtagcctaccaggctcctctgtccatggatttcccaggcaagaatactggagtgggttgccatttccttctccaagcaatctttctgacccatggattgaacccgagtcacctgcttggcaggtggattctttaccactgagccacctgggaagcccttaatatatTTTATCCTGCTTTCCATAGTcctgatttttaatttctgttttacccatcttattatatatatatgccttttgTTGTAGGTACCTCAAATCCTTTTGACAAAGAGGTAGACTATTAAAGatacaaacaaatataaatgtgAGTTTAATTAacttataatttaatataaatttatatagtataaacaaatacaaatatatgatAAATACTATTCTTTATTCCAATAACTGAGACAGCAGTAAAATGAGGACAATGAAGTATACCTTAGTGTTTGCATTTTGTACAACTTTCAAGGCATGCATGATGTTATAAATTGATATAACTCCTACCCTGGATATTAAGTTGTacaatgaatatatgtattttctgagtacaatttttaaacactgatttatgctgtgtttctttttttttcagagatgaAGAAGGTCTCTATACAGCTTCCCTTTATCACAGTTAGATGATCAGGGGGCATAATCTAACCTGGTTAAGAGAtggctggatcataaagaaaccAACAACAGATGATTCAAAAGCATCCTTTTGGATTCtcatagcaatggcaccccactccagtactcttgcctggaaaatcccatggacagaggagcctggtaggctgcagtccatggggttgctaagagtcggacacgactgagcaacttcactttcacttttcactttcatgcattagagaaggaaatggcaacccacttcagcgttcttgcctggagaatcccagggacgggggagcctggtgggctgccgtctatggggttgcatagagttggacacgactgaagcgacttagcagcagtagcagcagcagcatacatcttTAAATCACAATTAATTAGTTCCAGCTACGGCAGTTGCAATGAAGTCACTAGTTTGCTCAGGCTTTCTATGATTTTCAGTCTTTATTATGGCATGATAGCAAAACTGTGTCTTAATGCTCATCACTTTTGCAGGTGGTGGTAGTTTTTAGACTAGCTTTTATAAATACTAGCTGACATAAAGCCTCAAAGACTATTTACATATTCAAGCTGAAACAATGTTTATCTCCTGAGAAATCCTAATTATGTGAAAAACATGGTTGCTGTTTAAGTGATGCTGATTTTGCTATGTGTTTATAATTTaagtgctatatatatatatatttcgaTATGTATGACTATAAAGCAAATTTTGTCTgctattttgtaaaaataaactacagaagcctgaatgagaaaataaactatGTTTTCATAATTGCGTCTTCAGTTTTTTCCAACAAATGGGAAtactagatttttaaattacagttttaaaTGGTGACAGCTTCTCTAATGATCTTTATTGTTATAATCACAATTTTGGAAAAGGTTTCAAAAATCTAAAAGCAAATAAATTGCAATTACCAGTAACTTTTGCATCTAAGTAATATCTGACTTGTGTTTCAGATATAGTGAAAACATGGGATATATCAAAGAAGAAGTAAACAACACCATGACTAGACACACTGGTAAATTCTAGCTTAAATTTCATTGATAAGTCATGTTATAGAATGTTGCAGTCACTGTTGCTCATTTGAAGGACTAAGGACTTAGTTAGCTTTTTAGTCACATAATTTGTCTTTTATATGTGTACGAGTTACAGCAGTAAACTTTAAGCAATGCattatttataatgaaatattttttattggagtatgattgctttacagtgttgcatcagtttctgctgtacaatgaaataaatcagtgatatatgtacatatatcccctccctcttgggtctGCCTCCTACTCATCTCCCCATCTTACCCCTCTAGGTCAGTATCACAAAGCACCGAgctcagctccctgtgctacgCAGCAGGTTCCCACTCCttatctatcttacatatggtagtgtgtgtatatatgtcaatcctaatctcccagtttgcCCGGCTCTCCCATTCCACTACTCCCGGGTCCACACacccattctctatgtctgcgcctctattcctgccctgcacatatgttcatctgtaccatctttctagattccacatatatgccctaatatatgatacttgtttttctctttctgacttacttcactgtgtatgacagaactctaggttcatccatctcactacAGCTGACTCAGTTTTGTTCCTTcatgtggctgagtaatattccatataattaaatatttttttatttcaatgtctATTCAGGAATCAGGTTAAATAAATCTTTCAGCTTCCACAAGAAGTCCTTGTATTTATCCCTCCTAAAAGgagtcttctttcttctttctgtgagGCAGCAAGGaccttttttccctcctctctcttttctctttgctcattttcttctccatctggCTCCTCCAGGTGTTCCACGAAAATGGAAACAAGTGCCCTTGGGGTTAGTGCAACAGAACGTGCGGTACCAGAATTGCACAGACTCACCCCTTAAGGCTGACCAACagggtatattgtcaccctgcttatttaatttatattcagagtacatcatgagaaatgctgggctggatgaagcacaagctggaatcaagattgccgggagaattatcaataacctcagatatgcagatgacaccactcttatggcagaaagtgaagaactaaagagcctcctgatgaaagtgaaagaggagagtgaaaaagttggcttaaagctcaacattcagaaagttaagatcatggcatctgatcccatcacttcatgtcaaatggatgggaaacagtgtcagactttattttggggggctccaaaatcactgcagatggtgactgtagccatgaaattaaaagatgcttgctccttggaagaaaagctatgaccaacctagacagcatattaaaaagcagagacattactttgccaacaaaggtctgtctagtcaaagctatggtttttccaggagtcgtgtggatgtgagagttggactataaagaaagctgagtgctgaagaattgatgcttttgaactgtggtattggagaagactcttgagagtcccttggactgcaaggagattcaaccagtccatcctaaaggagatcagtcctgaatattcattggaaggactcatgttgaagctaaaactccaatattttggccacctgttgcgaagaactgactcatttgaaaagcccctgatgctgggaaagattgaaggcaggaggagaagggaatgacagaggatgagattgttggatggcatcattgactcgatggacatgagtttgagcaagcttggggaattggtgatggacagggaagcctggcatgctgccatccaggggtcgcagagtcagacacgactgagcaactgaactgaacaggggcATGAATGGAAAGCAGCTGTTTGCCCTTGTCTTAAATTTCTCGCTTGTTCATAATGTACGTAATCCCTTGTATTTTGGGTTTCGTCCCCTAATTTTTTCTCATGCTTTTTCTCATGATAACTGCTCATATTTtctcacattattattatttttgctatatGGTTATCTCTTGATCATGCTTTGCTATTTTCTTGTAGCCACTACTACCTGCATTATAGACAGGGAGTTGAGAaagcagaaaagtaaaagaaaaaaaaattaggaagggAAACAGTCATGTATATAAGGAAAGGTCAaggcctctttaaaaaaaaagtccaggaaTTAGTTTTAATGTAAAGAGTTTTTatgataaaataatatgaaatttgAGAGTAATCCAAAAGATGCAAATCCAAAAATGCCATCCAGAAGACAATTTGGAAATGAAGGGCACGATCTCAGGAACATTTTTCTGAGTGTTTTATTTTTGCCTAAGGTCTCTCTTAGCAATTTCTAGCCAAAACATCTCTTCCCTCATCTTCAAGATACTGAAAACTGAATTCACCGAGGCCATGGTCAAACTGTGCTGGACTAGAGTCCTTTAGTCACTGCCTTGCACACAGAAGCACTGTGGAGGAGGAACCGAGACAAGAATCTGGGTTCTAATTCCGGCTTTATCATTTCTTGGCCATCAGAGTTTGGGTGTGTCCAGTGCCCTTTCTGTGAACcagtttcctcatgtataaaacAGGACTGACCATTTCCTTCTGTCTTGTTTATCAATAGGAGCTAATGAATGTCAGTGTGCTCTGAAAGCTACAATGAACTCCTCTAGTaaataccttattttaaaaatactgcataGATATTTAGGTAAACTATTAGACAAGTGAACGGAGAAAATGCTTGGGTCACAATCAGTTAATTCTCTCTAATGTAGAAGCAGCATTTTTGGACTACAGGCCATGGTGAAATCGAGTCATTTATCAAAGATGAGTCATTCACATGATCTGACTCATTGTGCTTTGGCAAGGGTAGTTCAGGCAAAGATGTTTTAGTTCCTTCTCACTATTAACCAATGGGCACTAGCTTTTCTAAAACATTATGAgttttgtttctctgtgtgtcaggctgtggtttttgtttttgcaacTCTAGAGAAGGTGGGGAGAAGCAGCAGTGGTCTCCTCCCTGTGAAAACACCATTTGTAGCTTCTCTGTATGTCCCCCATTCCTCACCAAAAACTGAATACGAGGTAGGGGTGTTCAAGACAGGTAGCAGAAGCCATCTGAAGTAAGATAGCCGATATACAAAGcattatgttatttttatgattttcaactgaaatatatagaaaatatataattaatttatacCGAATAATACATTTTCAAAGCATTCTTTGGTTTGTTAATTCAAAGCATTAACACTTCAGGAGGAAGCATCACTGTGTGTTGTTTCTTGACTGTGTCTGTGGTGGTGGTTGAGGAAGAGGGGTTGCAAGGATCTAACATTCGTTAACCTTATCCTCCAGGGAAGCTCATCTACAAGCTTTGGTTCACAGGGaaggaaatgatttaaaaaaaaaaaactttttattttatattggagtgtagctgattaacaatgttgtgatagtttcaggtggactaTCAAAGGGGCccagccgtacatatacatgtgtccatggTCCCCCAAAGGAAGggaatgatttttatctttatatttacccttccaagcttcccaggtggcgctagtggtaaagaatctgcctgccaatgcaggagatgcaagagaggtgggttccttccctgggtcaggaagattccctaaaggaggaaatagcaacccgctccagtattcttgtctggaaaattccatggacagaggagtctggcaggctacagtccatggggttgctaagagtcaagAACACACATCTATCTACCCCACTCCCTGGTCCTCTTGCTCTCTGTTGAGAAACCTTGGCTTGGATCAAATTCAGTTTGGATAACTTGAGTCTGGCATCAATTTTTACCTTGCTTTATGTAGTATTTTATGACCTCATTTGTCTTCTTGGAGAGTACATAGTTCGGTATCCCTCTTAAGAGAAAAACTCAATTTCTGAAATCCCACTAATAGGAAATGTTGAGAGTGGGGAGAAATGGTTAATAAATCCAGCAAATCCTATGCCTATTTTTCAGGTTCCTTTTTGTGCCATTGGGCCTGATAAAGAGCCAGCAGGCGTAGCCAAAAAAGCTGATAGCTACACGTTAAGCTCTAGAGGCTTTTAGGAAATGTGAATTTATTTCAGCTCCCCAAGTGGAAGAGGTACAGAAGTGACATCTTGTAACAGATAGTCTATGAGGTGCTTTGGTACCCAGCATGCCTTGAAAACAGCCCCCCAATTCTTCAAGGGGGGGTATTTGTATGTGTGACACAGTGGAATGAGGGTTCAGCTTTAAGTTCACTCCATTACAGGCTTTTCCGAAGCAACATACATCTGGTTATAAAATGTAAATCTATAAGGAAATAAGAATTCTATATACAAACTCTCAGCTTACATACAACTTTACTTTTCAGATAGTATTTACGGCAAGAAAGCTATTGTTTTAACCACTTTTAAGAGTAACTACTGTAAATTCAGCACTTTCTAATAATCGTTGGGTCAAAATAACTTTAATCACAGAATTAGAAGTGTTTTAAACTACACTACATTTTCTGAAACAGTTAAAAGACTCCTGGGTCGTTTGCCATTTTTACAGGCTACTGTAAATACGCTTAATAGCATCGGCTTCTTCTTTATCAAGGATGCCTTTCTCCACATAAGCATCAGCTTGTTGGTTGATGAAGTCCCTCATCTTTGAAAGGTCATAATCTGGAAAATATCATTCGAGTATCATGAGCAAAGATCAGGAAAGCACAATCCATTACACTGATTACTATTGGTGAAGCATTTTGTGCAACGCAGTTACCACGCCCATCTTTCACAATGGAAGGCGTTTTAGTTCTTGGCCTTGTTGCAGTAGTTTACAGCTTCAAATCATGTTTATATGCATTCTATTATCCCATCTGCTTTTCATCACAACGTTTTGAGGCATTCAGGTGGGGAGAATAGCCCTCATTTGACCAGAAAGGGAACAGGTTCATAAACCAGGGCTTCACAAACTTTAATGTTTATATCAATCACCTGGGGCTCTTGGGAACTTGCAGATCTGTATTCAGT contains:
- the LYSMD2 gene encoding lysM and putative peptidoglycan-binding domain-containing protein 2 isoform X1, with translation MADSSPAPSLRAGGPREPRPSAPSPPPPHSRLGSEAEEAELSLSLARTKTRSYGSTASVRAPLGAGVIERHVEHRVRAGDTLQGIALKYGVSMEQIKRANKLFTNDCIFLKKTLKIPVISEKPLLFNGLNSVDSPENETVDSFSHEEELVAAGEDVSPLSPQELDVQPMQPEEVSARDFLQRLDLQIKLSTQAAKKLKGESRDEEGLYTASLYHS